From Pseudomonas hormoni:
GTCGATCTGCTGTTGCCAATGGAAATGTGCAGCTGGGTCCGCAGCGATCCGTGGCCTTCCAGGCGCCAGCCCGGTGCGCAAGCCATTGCGTTTGCCGTAGAAGATCAACTGAGTGACGCGCTGGAGAAATTGCACCTGAGCATTGGCGCTCGCGACCGGGAAGGGCGCTATCCGGTCATGGTGATCGCTCGAGAGCGATTTGCCGCGGTGCTTGAGCTGCTGGCCGAGTCGGGCGTTGGCGTCCGTTCTGTCTTTGTCGATGCGGACGTATTGCCCGGGGCTAAGGCGGTCGTCGTACGGTGGTTTGATCGATGGTTGCTCGGCGGCGGAATGCCGGCTCGCGTGGCGGTGTCGGATGACGGGCTGACCTCGCTCAAACCGGCCTTGCCCCTGGATATCCAGTGGATCGACGAGCGTCACGACGCGGTCGATGTCGACCAGTGCCTGACTCTTCGCCACTCCCAGGCCATCAACCTGCTGCAAGGAACATTCGCCCCCCGCGGCAAACGTCTGCCCTGGCATTTTGGTGGGTTGGCGTTACTGATGCTGTTGCTGCTGACCTGGGGCGCAAGTGCCGCGCGAATCCATTTTATCGAGGGTGAAACCCGTCGGCTCTACAGCCAGAACGAGCAGCGCTTCAAGGCGCTTTACCCTGACCAGAGCCGCATCGTCGACCTGGCGACGCAGCTCAAGGTGCTGCAGAGCCAGACCGCCGAACCGGAGAAGACACGTATCGCCGGTTTGGTGGATCTGGTCGAGCAGGTTATCGGCGCGAGTCATGTTGAAGTGCGGCGTATCGAATTTCGTGCGGGCGACGGCTGGAAAGTCCAGTTGACCGCCAACAGTTTTGCCGAGCTTGAGCAACTGCGTGAGCGCGGACGGCAGCAAGGTGTGCCGGTCAGGCTCGACAGTGCGAGCAAAGAGCGCAATCGCGTGCAGGCGACACTGGCCGTGGAGGACCACACATGAAAATCTTCTGGCAACGTCTCTCTTTTCGTGAGCAGCGACTACTGTTGGGCGTGGGCGTGTTTTTGCTGGTTGTCGCGGTGTTCAGTCTGATTTGGCAACCGACCCGTCAGCGTCTGGAAACCGTCGAGCGTCGGCATCAACAGCAACTGGCCCTGGCGGCGCAGCTGCAACGGGCGCAACCCCGCAGTACCGTTGCGGTCGTTGCTGATCAGCCCTTGTCGTTGCGTATCAGCGAAAGCGTTGCGGCGGTAGGGCTTGAATTGCATCAGATGGATGCTGACAACGACCTGCTGCGCTTGAGCCTCAGCGGTGATGCGAAGACGCTGTTGCAATGGCTGGATCGTGCTGAGCGTGAGGGGGTTGTGGTGCAATCGCTGACGCTGGAAAAGCGTGATGCGGTGCTTGAGGCGCGGGTGGTGCTCAGGTAGTTGCGGTTGTTTGGGTTGGTTCGGTGTACATATCCGTTGCTGCGGTAACGGCGACTATTGGTTTCGCCCTTACGGCGAGTCACTTGGAAGAGCCCCAAGTAACCAAGGGCTTTTGCCCCTTTCGTTCGGTGGCTCGCCTAGGCTCGCCATGCCCTCCTTCCGGTCCTGCTCCGTGGGCCCGCCGCCATCGGCCATCCATGGCCGGGGGCGGCTACCGCGGCATCCTTGCCGCGGTGCCCACTACGCAGAACCTCCACTCGGCCTCACGAGGGGGCGACCACCGCCACAGCACCGCGAGGCGGCCTTCGGGCCGACCTGGCTCTTCAAGTGTGCGTATTCCCCTGTGGGAGCTAGCGTGCTAGCGATGGTCGTTAACGATAACGCGTGCTGCCTGAATGAACGCGGTGTCTGGATGTCCATCGCTGGCAAGCCAGCTCCCACAGGGGATTTTTGGCGGGCATGACGTTGGTGTTCACCGCCGATGACCTTGACGACATCAGGCCGGCTATCAGGCCGCCTCGCTTTGTTTTTGATCTTGATCTGCCCCGTCGGAAGGCCGGGCGCAGGTTCTGCGCAGTGGGCAACCCGGCAGGGATGCCGGGTTAGCCGCCCCCGGCCATGGATGGCCGATGGCGGCGGGCCCACGGAGCAGGACCGGAGCGAGGGTATGGCGAGCCTAGGCGAGCCACCGTACGTCAGGGGCGCAGGCGCTTGGTTACTTGGCGCTCTTCCAAGTAACCCGCCGTAAGGGCGGAACCAATATCAGCCATCACCAAAAAAATGGATATACACCCCATGCCAACCTAAACCGACGCAGCCCCCGGCAACAACGGCAACTTCGCCAGTTTCAACGCAATCAACAACGCCACCACCAGCAACGCACCAATAAACAGCCCAATCCCGTTCCACCCGCCCAAGTGCCAGAACACCCCGCCCGCCGTGCCGGCAATGCTCGACCCGGCGTAATAGCTGAACAAATACAGCGAAGATGCCTGCCCCTTGGCTTTGGTGGCACGGCGGCCAATCCAGCTGCTCGCCACCGAGTGAGCGCCGAAGAAGCCGAAGGTGAAAATCAACATGCCGATGATCACCACCGGCAGTGGCGTGAACATCGTCAGGGCCAGGCCGGCGAGCATCAACACGATGGTGGCCCAAAGCACCTGGCGTCGGCCCAGCTTGTCTGCCAATGCACCGATTTTCGCCGAGCTGTAGATACCCGACAGGTACACCACCGAGAGCAGTCCGACGAAGGCCTGGTCCATGTCATACGGGTCGGCCAGCAGGCGATAACCGATGTAGTTGAACAGCGTGACGAACGCGCCCATCAGCACAAAGGCCTCGAGAAACAACAACGGCAGGCCGGCATCGCGAAAGTGCATGGTGAAGCCGTCGAGGAGGCTGCGCGGGTGCAGTGAGCGGGCGCGGAAGTTGCGCGATTCGGGAAGGATTTTCCAGAACACCGCCGCCGCGATCAGCGCCAGGCCGCCGATCACCAGCATCGCGGTGTGCCAGCTGACAAAGTCGATCAACACCCCGGTGATCAAGCGTCCGCTCATCCCGCCGATGGCGTTGCCGCCGATGTACAGGCCCATCGCCAGGCCGATGTGTTGCGGATGGATCTCTTCGCTCAGGTACGTCATGGCGACCGCCGCCAGGCCGCTCAACGACAACCCGATCAGCGCGCGCATCACCAATACGCCGTGCCAGCTCGGCATCATCGAACTGGCGATGGTGCACAGCGCCGCAGCAAACAGCGCCGTCACCATCACCGGTTTGCGCCCGACACGGTCGGAGATCGGGCCAGTGATCAGCAAACCAATGGCGAGCATGCCGGTAGCCACAGAAAGAAT
This genomic window contains:
- the gspL gene encoding type II secretion system protein GspL — translated: MNTWLYLTAEGRAEPSINWPCCLWSSTGQRQLMPLNQAAQALTGQTVDLLLPMEMCSWVRSDPWPSRRQPGAQAIAFAVEDQLSDALEKLHLSIGARDREGRYPVMVIARERFAAVLELLAESGVGVRSVFVDADVLPGAKAVVVRWFDRWLLGGGMPARVAVSDDGLTSLKPALPLDIQWIDERHDAVDVDQCLTLRHSQAINLLQGTFAPRGKRLPWHFGGLALLMLLLLTWGASAARIHFIEGETRRLYSQNEQRFKALYPDQSRIVDLATQLKVLQSQTAEPEKTRIAGLVDLVEQVIGASHVEVRRIEFRAGDGWKVQLTANSFAELEQLRERGRQQGVPVRLDSASKERNRVQATLAVEDHT
- the gspM gene encoding type II secretion system protein GspM yields the protein MKIFWQRLSFREQRLLLGVGVFLLVVAVFSLIWQPTRQRLETVERRHQQQLALAAQLQRAQPRSTVAVVADQPLSLRISESVAAVGLELHQMDADNDLLRLSLSGDAKTLLQWLDRAEREGVVVQSLTLEKRDAVLEARVVLR
- a CDS encoding MFS transporter; translated protein: MKTAVAPLAHEVSPAALDDAVSEVKDIYIEKGTPMFMRTVLALFSGGFATFALLYCVQPMMPLLSHEYSINAAQSSLILSVATGMLAIGLLITGPISDRVGRKPVMVTALFAAALCTIASSMMPSWHGVLVMRALIGLSLSGLAAVAMTYLSEEIHPQHIGLAMGLYIGGNAIGGMSGRLITGVLIDFVSWHTAMLVIGGLALIAAAVFWKILPESRNFRARSLHPRSLLDGFTMHFRDAGLPLLFLEAFVLMGAFVTLFNYIGYRLLADPYDMDQAFVGLLSVVYLSGIYSSAKIGALADKLGRRQVLWATIVLMLAGLALTMFTPLPVVIIGMLIFTFGFFGAHSVASSWIGRRATKAKGQASSLYLFSYYAGSSIAGTAGGVFWHLGGWNGIGLFIGALLVVALLIALKLAKLPLLPGAASV